From the Pyxidicoccus trucidator genome, one window contains:
- a CDS encoding GTPase yields MDETSLPDPEALRTLLKTALELPALQPHAARLERLVDDYARGVARKDAPLGVALVGATGAGKSTLLNALAGQSLSREGVDRPTSTAATVFAPEGAAADALAQTGARVVRYAPGPQGLWGGQVFIDTPDLNSVATTHRDVARAALERADVALVVMHRGSVAEASQVEFLAEFARRRALVFILNFADELSPESRETLKAQVRRVASEQYGLPQEDVPVFTISALAAKDGRDVSGEFGALLFHLRGLATQAVAARVRRTNALGALEEVSSRVGTALQETDALLARTRDALGSGLEKAAEALRADFDARLRLAHGHLAAEVRRQAGGRFWGPAAWGLRLSLWGASGLGAAALVGRASLPAGLAVAAASTALDAVRGRTRARAAEAAVVEPFEDDFGVESAARTALAEARSVVRAGGLEPALLGVPDVDALLDAVRGARAGAWRYTATTGVGEAVAGWWRTARWLVLPLINLPLLALLGHVGWRVVRAYVEGPLLPMEYFVNAGALFVLLAGAGALLASASLAGAARRAGAAGRARFVEALAALGGRLIEAVDDGLRPGREAAKRLLALR; encoded by the coding sequence GTGGACGAGACGAGCCTTCCCGACCCCGAAGCCCTTCGCACCCTCTTGAAGACCGCCCTGGAGCTGCCCGCGCTACAACCGCACGCGGCGCGACTGGAGCGGCTGGTGGACGACTACGCACGGGGCGTGGCGCGCAAGGATGCGCCGCTCGGCGTCGCGCTGGTGGGAGCCACCGGCGCGGGCAAGTCCACCCTCCTCAACGCGCTGGCCGGGCAGTCGCTGTCGCGCGAGGGAGTGGACCGGCCCACCAGCACCGCCGCCACCGTGTTCGCTCCGGAAGGCGCCGCCGCGGACGCGCTGGCCCAGACGGGCGCGCGGGTGGTGCGGTACGCGCCCGGGCCGCAGGGCCTGTGGGGCGGGCAGGTGTTCATCGACACGCCGGACCTCAACAGCGTGGCCACCACCCACCGCGACGTGGCGCGCGCCGCGCTGGAGCGCGCGGACGTAGCGCTGGTGGTGATGCACCGGGGCAGCGTGGCCGAGGCCTCGCAGGTGGAGTTCCTCGCGGAGTTCGCCCGCCGCCGCGCGCTCGTCTTCATCCTCAACTTCGCGGACGAGCTGTCCCCGGAGTCCCGCGAGACGCTCAAGGCCCAGGTGCGCCGCGTGGCCTCCGAGCAGTACGGCCTGCCCCAGGAGGACGTGCCCGTCTTCACCATCAGCGCGCTGGCGGCGAAGGACGGCCGCGACGTGTCCGGTGAGTTCGGCGCCCTGCTCTTCCACCTGCGCGGGCTGGCCACGCAGGCGGTGGCCGCGCGGGTGCGGCGCACCAACGCGCTCGGAGCGCTGGAGGAGGTGTCGTCCCGGGTGGGCACGGCGCTCCAGGAAACGGACGCACTGCTGGCGCGCACCCGCGACGCGCTGGGCTCGGGGCTGGAGAAGGCGGCGGAGGCACTGCGCGCGGACTTCGACGCACGGCTGCGGCTGGCGCACGGTCATCTCGCGGCGGAGGTGCGGCGGCAGGCCGGTGGCCGCTTCTGGGGGCCCGCGGCCTGGGGGCTGCGGCTGTCCCTATGGGGAGCAAGCGGGCTGGGTGCGGCGGCGCTGGTGGGGCGGGCCAGCCTTCCGGCGGGGCTGGCCGTGGCGGCGGCCTCCACGGCGCTGGACGCGGTGCGAGGACGCACGCGCGCTCGGGCCGCGGAAGCCGCGGTGGTGGAGCCCTTCGAGGACGACTTCGGCGTGGAGTCCGCCGCGCGCACGGCGCTGGCGGAGGCGCGCAGCGTGGTGCGGGCCGGCGGACTGGAGCCCGCGCTGCTGGGCGTGCCGGACGTGGACGCGCTGCTGGACGCGGTGCGGGGGGCGCGCGCCGGAGCGTGGCGCTACACGGCCACCACCGGCGTGGGGGAAGCGGTGGCCGGCTGGTGGCGCACCGCGCGCTGGCTGGTGCTGCCGCTCATCAACCTGCCACTGCTGGCGCTGCTGGGACACGTGGGCTGGCGCGTGGTGCGCGCCTACGTGGAAGGCCCCCTGTTGCCGATGGAGTACTTCGTCAACGCGGGGGCCCTCTTCGTGCTGCTCGCCGGGGCGGGCGCGCTGCTGGCCTCAGCGAGTCTCGCTGGGGCCGCTCGCCGTGCGGGCGCGGCTGGGCGCGCGCGCT